In Melanotaenia boesemani isolate fMelBoe1 chromosome 1, fMelBoe1.pri, whole genome shotgun sequence, the genomic window cagaaagacagaatagtggcagcaggtggagacgatcacagtgtcagaaggaaGACACGACAGAGGAGTCGGAATATACTGGACAACTCAGTCGGTAGAACATCTGTATGTCATGCGGGATATtgaagttcgaatcccacagtgatgaacagtaacaccttccagctggggccttaggcaagacgctgcagcccacagtagATCGTTCTGGAGAAAAGCCTCTGCtcaatgacagtaatgatgctggtaatgtgttctgtggttttaatttataaaataaatatgtacagatacatctgagattggtggCAGTTTATTtggtgttaaataatatttctttctagttgctgggtgttcAGACGGGTTCGGCTGTGATCGGAGACTTGCAGCACCTCaacagccgtgtcctcagaggaagtttagagggacaccatcacctctattaaccaggtggacaaggagctgcggGAGAGGGAGACGGTCTTGACGGAAATTGGGACAATTataaaaggattgtgtaagaataaataaaggaaatccaccttgTGTGTTTTCACTTCTAGAttctccagtctgtcccactctgctggatctcagaataaatacTAAATCTTACTTGTCGCATCAGGTCCAGCAAggttacataaattccataaatccaaataaatatGGTAAATCAATCTatttaggcaaggcagtttatttgtacagcacatttcatgtacaggacaattcaaaatgctttacataaaacaaacaaacaaaaaaaaaatacagatatgaagaaataataaaaggcagcaacaaaaagcagaagtcacaataaaataataaattacattaaaatgattaaatgtaagataaattaaaaagttacgGTGccgatttcatgcatagacatgagaaaagtttttaacctggatttaaaaatgtctacatttggtgaaagtttaatctctgcTGGCAGTTTggtccacttgtttgcagcaaaacagctaaatgctgcttctccatgtttagtctggactccattttaaataaatatagaaataaaaaattagataatcaagaggagccttatacgcATAAAGCTCCAtgtggcaaagcaaatttgttaggcacaacacagcagccagaccatcattctgccgccaccatgctggatagtacaagttaaaatattttatatatttttttatctttattcttCACTTATTTAtgtgcctgttatatttctattttcttaatCATGTGTGCTTAAGCCGAGACTCCTCAAAATTTTGATttgcttgcataatgacaataaagaacttgaattgaaaaaaaaagatcagatcAACAGATTTCCAGGTTATTATTTTACAAAGTTGTACACAGAAATTTGCAGCTGCTCTCTGAGGTCATCCTTCTTTCATCACCTGTTTAAACACACTGCAGGTAATCTGACTTGTTCTGTGCACTGTGATAAACATGTGCTGCTCTGTTTGCacttttggacatttttttatttgtccttgGATATGTGGAACAGTATAAAACCCGACACTGAGGGACAGTAAAACACTGACCTCAGGTAAAACCTTCACATCCATCATAGCTACACAGAGTTTAAGCTTCAGTCTGGTACAGTTTGTACTTTTCATTTCTGAAACTGAAGTTCTGCGTGTTTTCACAGGTCTTCTGCAACCATGTTGATCTTCTCTTGGTCTCTTGTGGCCCTGCTGCTGGTTTCCTCGTCCTGGGCTGAGGTagaaagcaataataataattactgaGACGCTCGACCAAAGtttagtctgtctgtctgtctttctttattatttatttatttactcttttttatgtagttaccataaaattttatttatctttatttattggtattaatttaagatttaattgcattttattttgttccactcttgttttttatttgctaattttttcatgaattatttagtttttgtataattgtaaataattgtaaataaattcaggtgttaatAGGGTTAAtgatgtttatatatatatatatatatatatatatatatatatatatatatatatatatatatatatatatataaagtatgcatttattttaatatcacTTATTGAATatctaattgtattttattatattccagtcttttcttttttcccctactttttgtttctgtatttattttgttttttatattatcataaataaattcagttgtAATTTATTACACAACAATTCAAGTTGTTTGGTTGTGGTTTTATTCTCTGTGAACAATATGAAGACAGTTTTTTGTAGAATGTAAACTTAATGAAACTTATATGAAGCTTTTCTAACACCTTTGTCCTCCTTGTTTTcacatgttgccatgacaacaggaagGTAAGGAGGTTATAACCGCTCTTTCATGCTGTAATTACAAACTGaacattttctaaattttcTGGATGACTtgaagtagggctgggcaattaatcgaattttaatcgcaattacgatctgggtttttaacgatcataaaaatgaaatggtctgattattttttgtccttcaatttgtgctgttttcaaatcgagcgcagctgtcattgcagcgctttgctgcagactcctcccactgctgcagcctcctcccacagctgcagactcctcccactgctgcagactcctcccactgctgcagcctcctcccacagctgcagcctcctcccactgctgcagactcctcccacagctgcagactcctcccacagctgcagactcctcccactgctgcagcctcctcccacagctgcagactcctcccactgctgcagactcctcccactgctgcagactgctcccacagccccgagtttagtttagttttattcagaacgagttgcagacacctggacacacgggaggcggtgtcgctccttctccatcattttctatgtaaacttgcgcgaGGAAGTGAAAATCGctgcctcctccagccaagtgacaggcgacagtcgtgcatgtaaaatgctGCGTTAGTGCACGCAGACGTCCACatgggggcttgcgacgcaacataaaaaaaatagagaaatgttaaatttttgtgagtcgcaactaaataatccacctgctcccagagtcacagagagacaaacgttataaacaaacagaactttttttacactttttaacacagtgaacaatccgggatttaagaaactcatcaacactttggacaaatggcatcactgccatctcaacaccattttagtggactgtcactttcttccctgtatgatgagtgtagtgagggtgttgtgaaagacgtggtgacagtccgatgtttcgccaccgctacggaccttaTAGaaaatgtcgcgctacattttattgacgcggatttcaacgtgaaaatgaaatgtctccagactattttttacCAGATCACACCAGacggaacatagctgctggtctgagacaaacaatagctacggggacctggtggaaaaaaactagtctgtattaccacagtaaacacttaaaatgtcaccactccccccccccaacctcttatctataatcgtgttaaataatcgagatctcaatttcaatcaaaataatcgtgattatcatttttcccataatcgagcagccctaacTTGAAGTGACTTTTCTGCTTTGTGATGTGTGACAGAGGTCGCTGCCGTCCAGGAGGACACATCCAAGGAGCTGTCCGTTGGCGAGCTGCTGGAGAGAGCCAACAGACACCGCAGTAAGTCCACTATGGACTGGTGCTTAACTGGTACACACCAGTCCATAGTGCTAGCATACTGAACTTCACATTCAGAGATGTTCAGATTTACTACTGAGGCCTGTTTACAGAGTCGGTTCTGGCCCCTCATTTACACTGTCTGTGTAAACATGCAGCCAGACCCACGAAATGCACAGCAATGACCGACCTCCGCgtcatgtttgtgctgctgcatctttttcatttatttgctcTGTTGAAGCAGAATCTGTTTCTGATAGAACATTAACCCTCAGCGCCAGATAACTAGCGGTTAGCACGCAACGCTTCTGTTCATGTGTTTTCTGGTCTTAGGAGGATGTCGTGCACACCTGAGTGTGTTGTTTCACCACCCGCTAGAGGCCTGGCACGCATACcacattgtttttaatcttattcACGTTTTTCCTGCAGTTTTTCGTTCTGCTATTGTgtatatgcatgtttttttttctttttttcatatattcaacgttttttatattctaaatctaaatctatatatagatatatagaatCTATATATACATTTAGATTTAGCACAcagattttcagatttttatatatataaaaatccaaacaaaccaaaaacagcaGTAATTATTTCTAACCTGCTATGTCTTTGTGACCTTCTCATCTGGTCTTACAGCCCCTGACTTTGATGAACCCCCCCTGATTGGAGGCGACATTGCTGTCAAGCCTGATGCTGACAGAAACGCTGACCCTTGCACCTCCAGAGGATGTATGTGGTTGAAATACACCGATGGGAAAGTCTACATCCCCTACTACATTGCTAACCACTACTGTAAGTATCTCTTCATTCTTTTCTACccatgtttaagaaaaaaaaatcatacaaaaagctATCTTTAATGTACCTTATTTGACTTTAATTTATTGATCTCTTCTGGACAAGGCCCGTTTTTCtaatgaataaatgtgtcagagtaaattaaCCTGGAAcaaagtagaaaatgtaaattattatcTCATCCTAAAAGAAACACCATTACTTTCAGTGGAAGCCAGATGATAGCAGCCCACCTCATCTAGCaatgagtaatcctaggaatgagtaaagtaatccaaagaatgagtaaagtagtcctaggaatgagtaaagtagtcctaggaatgagtaaagtagccctaggaatgagtaaagtaatcttaggaatgagtaaagtagtcctaggaatgagtaaagtaatcttaggaatgagtaaagtagtcctagggatgggtaaagtaatcttaggaatgagtaaaataatcttaggaatgagtaaagtagtcctagggatgagtaaagtaatcttaggaatgagtaaagtagtcctagggatgagtaaagtaatcttaggaatgagtaaagtaatcttaggaatgagtaaagtagtcctagggatgagtaaagtaatcttaggaatgagtaaagtagtcctagggatgagtaaagtaatcttaggaatgagtaatgtaatcttaggaatgagtaaagtaatcttaggaatgagtaaagtagtcctaggaatgagtaaagtaatcttaggaatgagtaaagtagtcctaggaataagtaaagtagtcctaggaatgagtaaagtaatcttaggaatgagtaaagtaatcttaggaatgagtaaagtagtcctaggaatgagtaaagtagtcctaggaatgagtaaagtagtcctaggaatgagtaaagtaatcttaggaatgagtgaagtagtcctaggaataagtaaagtagtcctaggaataagtaaagtagtcttaggaatgagtaaagtaatcttaggaatgagtaaagtagtcctaggaatgagtaaagtagtcctaggaataagtaaagtagtcctaggaatgagtaaagcagtcctagaaatgagtaaagtagtcctaggaatgagtaaagtaatcttaggaatgagtgaagtagtcctaggaataagtaaagtagtcctaggaataagtaaagtagtcttaggaatgagtaaagtagtcctaggaatgagtaaagtagtcctaggaatgagtaaagtagtcctaggaatgagtaaagtaatcttaggaatgagtgaagtagtcctaggaataagtaaagtagtcctaggaataagtaaagtagtcctaggaatgagtaaagtagtcctaggaatgagtaaagtagtcctaggaatgagtaaagtaatcttaggaatgagtgaagtagtcctaggaataagtaaagtagtcctaggaataagtaaagtagtcctaggaatgagtaaagtaatcttaggaatgagtaaagtagtcctaggaataagtaaagtagtcctaggaatgagtaaagcagtcctagaaatgagtagaGTAGGCTAGGCATGttgtgggccctctgcctttggggggtggggcggccgtcTCTGGGCTCCCGGGGTCCTGGGCCCTtcacttgggctgccctgggtggccggtccctgccGGGgctggcggctgctgatcttggcccactgggacctgtgccccgggactgtggggggctcttgctggggctctcctctgccggccttcgggtggggctggagtcgtctttgtggtggggtggcttgggttggtgctccgggactgctgctgggggcccgggcctctggccctggtctgcctctggcctccgtggtcgcatttgcatgatctcactcaccactcttcatcactgatcactcctcttcctcatgctctgcatgctgacacagtcactgagttgtccagtgggttttaatactaagcgataatttttttttttttttttttttttttttcctgtgagttagtatctggtcgctgttatgtcttttcgatttggttattatttaaaaactcttaatgactagcagcccgttttttctgtgtgtgtgtttttgtaaaagttgtaggaaattttctggtgtgttcatgtacaggtgtaacagtttgttgtttgttgtctggtgatggtgtggattgaagggtcgtttccttctgtctgtgatctttttgtctcctttcttctttcccttttgctcttttcgctattttccatctttttctgtcccctccggtcaggtccagcaacattacatagattccgtgattcaaagtaaataaataaataaatgaatcacattatcaagaggagccttacccataggccttcccttggcagagcaaatttgttcagcacgatacagcaaccagattatcattttgctgctatgatgctggacaggacaagttaaaaaaaaaaaaaaaaaagaaatattaaaatgctTTTCTATGTCCGAAGCAGTGGGCAAATTTAATCTCCCCACACTCAAGTTTAACTGCATTTATTTGTTGGCAGCTTCCCGGGAAGCGGCCATCATCATTCGTGGACTGGAGTCTTTCTCTTCGGTTTCCTGCATCCGTTTCAGACCATACCAGAATGGAGATAATGAGTGGTTGAGCATTGAGTCCAGGAACGGGTAAAGATCAGAGTTTAGTTGGTTCTTAAAGTTCTTTATTCATACATTTACGCCTTGTAAACCGATAAACACAAGGAAATGTCCAAGAGAATAATTAGAATATGGCACCCAGTCAGATTGGCTGGTAGAATTAAGATAACAGGACTACAAAGAGATGATCCAGCATCTGATCCATCCTGCTGTTAAACTCAGTTTGTTCTGGTAGTTCAGCCATTTCCAGCTCACCTACATGTTTGAATGTTTGCTGATCACAGCTGCTACTCCTATGTGGGCCGCCAGGGCGGCGCTCAGACCGTGTCCCTGAGCCGACAGGGCTGCCTGTACCACGGTACCGTCCAGCACGAGCTGCTCCACGCCCTCGGCTTCAACCACGAGCAGACCCGCTCTGACAGGGACAACCACATCAGAGTGCACTGGGACAACATCATTGACGGTAGATAGATGACTTTTCTAAAGACCACATCTAAAAAATGCCATTTTGCCCATGAAAACCTgagtttttcccttttttttgttcCGCGTCTCTACAGGCATGGAGTACAATTTCTATAAAATTGACACTCTGAACCAGGGAACTTCTTATGACTACAACTCTGTTATGCAATATGAGAGGTAAAGAGTATTTCTCACTTGTGTTGTTTGCTTTTCACAAGAACATGAAAAGAACAAATGAACTTGGACCAAACATATAGATATCAAAGCAAAAATGGCAGCAAGTAGAGGAAGCTCAACATTTCTACCAACAAAcgcagtgaaagaaaaaaattaaccgAACACTTATTTTGGTTCAACattgctgagcagaatagctgacatgcgaccaggaaaagaaacaaaccagagaaaaaatagcagaagaaaatgaagacgagcacaacaactgtagaaattgcacaagcttttgaagaaagacaatatgcgagtgtttagggcatgttgggcgggtggaaacaactttatagcgacgAGTTACTGCTGCTAAACGgcgtctgaaactgacgtcggctcgcgggagtgaactctgaactcagcgctgccccctagtggaggaactgactcaACAACCACGGCGACGTAAAAGCCGCATGGAAGCATGAGGACGAGACGTTTGAAAACGATTGAAACGTCGCTATTTATGTACTTAAGGGAGCAGAAATGAGCTTTAAGCCTGGATTCCTGTTCAGTAATCTGCTCCAGTCCATCAACCCAAACACTCAAGAAACATCACCAAGCAACATGTGCAACACACAGATGTAATTACTGGACCAATGTTAACTTGAAAAGAGATTATTATACTCACTactcattaatattttacaaaaacctCGGTGTCAGTATAGATATGCATGCAGCTAAAACTTCACTATCCAACAGCAAaactaattaaatgaaaaagttttttttttagaggaatATATGACTGGAAAAATGACATGTAAAATAGTAATAGtacaataaagtttaaaatattattacaaCAGCATCTATTAAAAAATCAAGCTTTTACATTTGTACAGGCAAAACTGTGAATTTTAGGTTCACGGGTCAAACTTTGGCGTGCAACAATACAACTGACATCAGAGATCACTAACCTGACCCAAATTACTGGATCACTACAGGCTGCTACAGAATTTGATAACAAGCTGTTAGAGAATCATTTGATATGAAGctgatgtgttgcagcaggaaagctccaaaacctgcaggatactggcccaagaggtccaggGTTGGTGATCCTTGACTGACATAGATCTGCTCCATCAGATACGACAGAACAAAATTCCTTTCAGGTGTGGTTTCCAAGCAGGTAATCAAATCTGTAATTCTCCAGGTATGCCTTCTCCAAGAACAACCTTCCCACCATGGAGCCTATTCCCAACAGCAACGTGTCCTTCGGCCAGGCCACCCAGATGAGCCAGAACGACATCGACAGGCTGAACAGACTCTACAACTGCTGTAAGTCCAATCCAGTAGAAACTATCCTGTCCTGCAGTTCAGCATCCGTGCAGAGCAGATGAGCCAGTCCTTCTCAGAGGGAGAGGAAACCATTGAATTCATGTTGAAACGAGAGCGCCATCTGGCAGCTGCAGCTATAACAGCAGGAGGAAAATCCTGTGACACATCCAGATCGCTGGTGTGGACAGGAATGACTACAACACTGTCCCACTTTCATCATATTCCCCACTAACCTTCATTTTCTATGCAGAAATCACAGCTGTGACCTTTGAACTGCCACCCTGATGACATCACAACAGGAGGGAGATCAGGATTTTGGCCAGATGACAGTTTTGGTCGCAGACTTATAAAATCTGGgtttacagttaaataaaactgcaaataaaatacttgagttaaaaacactaaaatgaatgaaatgttacTTTAGATTAAGTCATTCATCTTTAGTAAGCCAACTCACGAAGCACACTTATCACATTATCAATGTTAGTGCCTAAACTTTTGCACATACCAATGTTCTCAGCTGACCTAATGGTTTACAGTTTAAATACTTAGTATTGTGGTCAGTATGTTGCTA contains:
- the LOC121643151 gene encoding high choriolytic enzyme 1-like, whose amino-acid sequence is MLIFSWSLVALLLVSSSWAEEEVAAVQEDTSKELSVGELLERANRHRTPDFDEPPLIGGDIAVKPDADRNADPCTSRGCMWLKYTDGKVYIPYYIANHYSSREAAIIIRGLESFSSVSCIRFRPYQNGDNEWLSIESRNGCYSYVGRQGGAQTVSLSRQGCLYHGTVQHELLHALGFNHEQTRSDRDNHIRVHWDNIIDGMEYNFYKIDTLNQGTSYDYNSVMQYERYAFSKNNLPTMEPIPNSNVSFGQATQMSQNDIDRLNRLYNC